A stretch of the Coturnix japonica isolate 7356 chromosome 27, Coturnix japonica 2.1, whole genome shotgun sequence genome encodes the following:
- the MSL1 gene encoding male-specific lethal 1 homolog — translation MGAGGGSPGQAACLRQILLLQLDLIEQQQQQLQAKEKEIEELKAERDTLLARIERMERRVQLVKKDTEREKHRIFQGFEVDEKAEAEKLPLECPQELLEPSQTLQPKHFPYGRNGKGHKRKTAFGSTERKTPVKKLVSEFSKVKGKSLKHSPVKEESSGSLSETVCKRELRSQETPEKNRSLLETPLRPSAPLKGPSSHPKEKGFFSEIDDLPYLSTTEMYLCRWHQPPPSPLPLREPSPKKEETVAIPSWRDHVVEPLRDPNPSDILENLDDSVFSKRHAKLELDEKRRKRWDIQRIREQRILQRLQLRMYKRKGIQESEPEVTSFFPEPDDVESLLITPYLPVVAFGRPLPKLTPQNFELPWLDERSRCRLEVQKKQTPHRTCRK, via the exons ATGGGCGCCGGCGGCGGCTCCCCCGGGCAGGCGGCGTGTCTGCGGCAgatcctgctgctgcagctggaccTCAtcgagcagcagcagcagcagctgcaggccaAGGAGAAGGAGATCGAGGAGCTCAAGGCCGAGCGCGACACG CTCCTTGCGCGCATCGAGCGCATGGAAAGGAGAGTTCAGCTGGTGAAGAAggacacagagagagaaaagcacaggATCTTCCAGGGCTTCGAGGTGGACgagaaggcagaagcagagaaactgCCGCTGGAATGCCCACAGGAACTGCTGGAGCCCTCACAAACCCTGCAGCCCAAGCACTTCCCCTACGGCCGGAATGGGAAGGGGCATAAAAG AAAAACAGCGTTTGGGAGCACGGAGAGGAAAACGCCTGTGAAGAAGTTGGTGTCCGAGTTCTCAAAGGTGAAGGGGAAAAGTCTGAAGCACTCTCCGGTGAAAGAGGAGTCGAGTGGTTCTTTGTCTGAAACTGTTTGCAAACGAGAACTGAGGAGCCAAGAGACTCCAGAAAAAAACAGGTCGCTGCTGGAGACCCCACTCAGACCCTCTGCCCCATTGAAGGGCCCCAGCAGCCACCCCAAGGAAAAGGGCTTCTTCAGCGAGATAGACGATCTGCCCTACCTTTCCACCACGGAAATGTACTTGTGTCGCTGGCATCAGCCCCCCCCATCACCGTTGCCGTTACGAGAGCCCTCCCCAAAGAAGGAGGAGACTGTAGCAA TTCCATCTTGGAGGGACCATGTTGTGGAGCCCCTACGAGACCCCAACCCCTCAGACATCCTGGAG aaCCTCGATGACAGCGTGTTTTCCAAACGGCATGCAAAACTGGAGCTGGATGAGAAACGAAGGAAAAG ATGGGACATCCAGAGGATCAGGGAACAAAGAATTTTACAGCGACTGCAGCTCAGAATGtataaaaggaaaggaattcaGGAGTCGGAGCCTGAAGTTACCTCATTTTTCCCTGAGCCGGATGATG TGGAAAGCTTGCTGATCACCCCCTACCTGCCCGTCGTTGCCTTTGGCCGCCCCTTACCCAAACTGACCCCACA gaacTTTGAGCTGCCCTGGCTGGATGAGCGCAGCCGCTGCCGGCTGGAGGTGCAGAAGAAGCAGACTCCCCACCGGACCTGCAGGAAATAG
- the NR1D1 gene encoding nuclear receptor subfamily 1 group D member 1: MAELRRHNGSARPRGPEGNRGRPALIPRNAALWGACGSGSGPSGALPAPPARSDPSVPPAGGVISYVGSVGSPPRASPVPLCTEGSAVPQPVPLYFPPSPTGSLQDTRPYGGGPLPPRDDGSPSSSSSSSSSSSSSSPYGPSVAFPGSVAVAADERRRGSPNKSGTNVTKLNGMVLLCKVCGDVASGFHYGVHACEGCKGFFRRSIQQNIQYKKCLKNENCSIVRINRNRCQHCRLQKCLPFGMSRDAVRFGRIPKREKQRMLAEMQSAMSVGSAVPGGAPLGEGLVPVGGRPLPPGPPPLAPPACFSQFPQQLTPPRSPSPGGATEDVIAQVAKAHREIFVYAHDKLGPPPSCDGAHPRWDAAPPAWTPAPLEPRLCPPTAAASYPDPTARGCAWPRCPKDVLPVSPTGAPVPPPPLIPAANRADGRAEPPLPQACPMNSHPAGRSGRSVQEIWEDFSLSFTPAVREVVEFAKHIPGFQALSQNDQVTLLKAGTFEVLMVRFASLFNVKEQTVTFMSRTKYSLEELWGMGMGDLLSSMFEFSEKLSALQLSDEELGLFTAVVLVSADRSGMEDAASVEQLQETLIRALRALVQKTRPAESSRFTKLLLKLPDLRTLNNLHSEKLLSFRIDAQ; encoded by the exons ATGGCGGAGCTCCGCCGGCACAACGGCAGCGCGCGGCCGCGGGGGCCCGAGGGGAACCGGGGCCGCCCCGCGCTCATACCCCGCAACGCGGCTCTTTGGGGGG CGTGCGGTTCTGGGTCCGGCCCTTCCGGGGCgctccccgctccccccgcccgcTCTGACCCGTCCGTTCCTCCCGCAGGCGGCGTCATCAGCTACGTGGGCTCCGTGGGGTCCCCCCCCCGCGCCAGCCCCGTCCCGCTCTGCACCGAAGGCTCCGCCGTTCCCCAGCCCGTCCCGCTCTACTTCCCCCCGTCGCCCACCGGCTCCCTGCAGGACACCCGGCCCTACGGGGGCGGCCCGCTGCCCCCCCGCGATGACggctctccttcctcctcctcctcctcctcatcttcctcctcctcgtcctcaCCCTACGGCCCCTCGGTCGCATTCCCCGGCTCAGTGGCTGTGGCAGCGGATGAGCGACGCCGCGGTTCGCCCAACAAGAGCGGCACCAATGTCACCA AGCTGAACGgcatggtgctgctctgcaaggtCTGCGGTGATGTCGCCTCCGGCTTCCACTACGGCGTGCACGCCTGCGAGGGCTGCAAG GGATTCTTCCGCCGCAGCATCCAGCAGAACATCCAGTACAAGAAGTGCCTGAAGAATGAGAACTGCTCCATCGTCCGCATCAACCGCAACCGCTGCCAGCACTGCCGCCTGCAGAAGTGCCTGCCGTTCGGCATGTCCCGCGACG cCGTGCGCTTCGGGCGCATCCCCAAGCGGGAGAAGCAGCGGATGCTGGCGGAGATGCAGAGCGCCATGAGCGTGGGCAGCGCCGTGCCGGGGGGGGCACCTCTGGGCGAGGGACTGGTTCCTGTGGGGGGCCGCCCGCTGCCCCCCGGCCCCCCTCCGCTCGCCCCCCCCGCCTGCTTCTCCCAGTTCCCGCAGCAGTTGACCCCTCCCCGCTCGCCCAGCCCCGGGGGGGCCACCGAGGACGTCATCGCTCAGGTGGCCAAAGCGCACCGGGAGATCTTCGTCTACGCTCACGACAAGCTGGGACCCCCCCCGAGCTGCGACGGCGCCCATCCGCGCTGGGACGCGGCCCCCCCCGCCTGGACCCCCGCCCCCCTCGAGCCCCGGCTCTGCCCCCCCACCGCCGCCGCATCATACCCCGACCCCACGGCGCGGGGCTGCGCGTGGCCCCGTTGTCCAAAGGACGTGCTGCCGGTGAGCCCCACGGGGGCTCCGGTCCCGCCCCCCCCGCTCATCCCGGCCGCTAATCGCGCTGATGGCCGCGCTGAGCCGCCGCTCCCGCAGGCCTGTCCCATGAACAGCCACCCGGCGGGGCGCAGCGGGCGCTCGGTGCAGGAGATTTGGGAGGATTTCTCGCTCAGTTTCACACCCGCCGTCCGCGAGGTGGTCGAGTTCGCCAAGCACATTCCCGGCTTCCAGGCGCTGTCCCAGAACGACCAGGTCACCCTGCTCAAAGCCGGCACTTTCGAG GTGCTGATGGTTCGCTTCGCCTCGCTGTTCAACGTGAAGGAGCAGACGGTGACGTTCATGAGCCGCACTAAATAcagcctggaggagctgtggggaATGGGCATGGGCGACCTGCTCAGCTCCATGTTCGAGTTCAGCGAGAAGCTCAGCGCGCTGCAGCTCAGCGatgaggagctggggctgttcaccGCCGTCGTGCTGGTGTCGGCAG ACCGCTCGGGGATGGAGGACGCTGCATCggtggagcagctgcaggagacgCTGATCCGCGCTTTGCGGGCGTTGGTGCAAAAGACGCGTCCGGCCGAGAGCTCCCGATTCACCAAATTGCTGCTCAAACTGCCCGACCTGCGGACCCTCAACAACCTGCACTCCGAGAAGCTGCTCTCCTTCCGCATCGACGCGCAgtag
- the THRA gene encoding thyroid hormone receptor alpha, whose amino-acid sequence MEQKPSTLDPLSEPEDTRWLDGKRKRKSSQCLVKSSMSGYIPSYLDKDEQCVVCGDKATGYHYRCITCEGCKGFFRRTIQKNLHPTYSCKYDGCCVIDKITRNQCQLCRFKKCISVGMAMDLVLDDSKRVAKRKLIEENRERRRKEEMIKSLQHRPSPSAEEWELIHVVTEAHRSTNAQGSHWKQKRKFLPEDIGQSPMASMPDGDKVDLEAFSEFTKIITPAITRVVDFAKKLPMFSELPCEDQIILLKGCCMEIMSLRAAVRYDPESETLTLSGEMAVKREQLKNGGLGVVSDAIFDLGKSLSAFNLDDTEVALLQAVLLMSSDRTGLICVDKIEKCQETYLLAFEHYINYRKHNIPHFWPKLLMKVTDLRMIGACHASRFLHMKVECPTELFPPLFLEVFEDQEV is encoded by the exons ATGGAACAGAAGCCCAGCACCCTGGACCCGCTGTCGGAGCCAGAGGACACCCG GTGGCTGGATGGCAAGCGCAAAAGAAAGAGCAGCCAATGTTTGGTGAAGAGCAGCATGTCAG GGTACATCCCTAGTTACCTGGACAAAGATGAACAGTGCGTGGTGTGCGGGGACAAAGCCACCGGCTACCACTACCGCTGCATCACCTGCGAGGGCTGCAag GGCTTTTTCCGTCGGACCATCCAGAAGAACCTGCACCCCACCTACTCCTGCAAGTACGATGGGTGCTGCGTCATCGACAAGATCACCCGCAACCAGTGCCAGCTGTGCCGCTTCAAGAAGTGCATCTCCGTGGGCATGGCCATGGACT TGGTGCTGGACGACTCGAAGCGCGTAGCCAAGAGGAAACTGATCGAGGAGAACAGGGAGAGGCGGCGCAAAGAGGAGATGATCAAATCGCTGCAGCACCGGCCCAGCCCCAGCGCGGAGGAGTGGGAGCTGATCCACGTGGTGACCGAGGCGCATCGCAGCACCAACGCGCAGGGCAGCCActggaagcagaagaggaaattcCTG cccGAAGACATCGGCCAGTCTCCCATGGCCTCAATGCCTGACGGGGACAAAGTGGACCTGGAGGCGTTCAGCGAGTTTACAAAAATCATCACGCCGGCCATCACCCGCGTGGTCGACTTTGCCAAAAAACTGCCCATGTTCTCAGAG CTGCCGTGCGAGGATCAGATCATCCTGCTGAAGGGCTGCTGCATGGAGATCATGTCGCTGCGTGCGGCCGTGCGCTACGACCCCGAGAGCGAAACGCTGACGCTGAGCGGGGAAATGGCCGTCAAACGCGAGCAGCTGAAGAACGGGGGGCTGGGGGTCGTCTCTGATGCCATCTTTGACCTCGGCAAGTCGCTGTCTGCCTTCAACCTGGACGACACCGAGGTGGCCCTGCTGCAGGCCGTGCTGCTCATGTCCTCAG ACCGGACGGGGCTGATCTGCGTGGATAAGATAGAGAAGTGCCAGGAGACGTACCTGCTGGCGTTCGAGCACTACATCAACTACCGCAAACACAACATTCCCCACTTCTGGCCCAAGCTGCTGATGAAGGTGACGGACCTGCGCATGATCGGCGCGTGCCACGCCAGCCGCTTCCTGCACATGAAGGTGGAGTGCCCCACCGAGCTCTTCCCCCCCCTCTTCCTCGAGGTCTTCGAGGACCAGGAGGTGTAg